A stretch of the Filimonas lacunae genome encodes the following:
- a CDS encoding phage holin family protein, with product METQEQFFKESGEKIQEYVQDRLLLLKLKTVEKISKLVAVMFAVLVVAVLVFFIFLFLSIMAGYYFAELTHSMFLGFGIVSAIYIIILVTLIALRKSVLERMITNTVINILFDDKDQEDDNDSINTTNASHE from the coding sequence ATGGAAACACAAGAACAATTCTTTAAAGAATCAGGCGAGAAAATACAGGAATATGTACAAGACCGGCTTTTATTGCTGAAACTGAAAACAGTAGAAAAAATCTCCAAACTGGTGGCAGTAATGTTTGCCGTGCTGGTAGTGGCCGTACTTGTCTTTTTCATATTCCTGTTTTTAAGCATTATGGCCGGTTATTATTTCGCAGAACTAACGCATAGCATGTTCTTAGGCTTTGGCATAGTATCTGCCATTTACATCATTATACTGGTTACATTGATTGCATTGCGCAAAAGCGTTTTGGAGCGTATGATTACCAACACTGTTATCAATATCCTTTTTGATGATAAAGACCAGGAAGATGACAATGATAGTATTAACACCACAAACGCGAGCCATGAGTAA
- a CDS encoding lmo0937 family membrane protein, whose amino-acid sequence MRSILYLIAVILIIGWLLGVFVYSATGLIHVLLVLAIISLLLQLIGGSR is encoded by the coding sequence ATGAGAAGCATTTTGTATTTAATAGCCGTAATACTCATTATCGGCTGGTTACTCGGTGTATTTGTGTATTCTGCCACGGGACTTATTCATGTGCTGTTGGTATTGGCCATTATTTCATTACTGTTACAATTAATTGGTGGAAGTAGGTGA